GCTGACCGGCTTGGTCATGTCGAGCCCGGCCTTCTCGGCGACGGACTTGCGGTACCAGAGGAGCTGCGTGTTGGCCCAGAAGGGAGCCGCGTACATCTCGCCCTTCCAGCTCGCGTTGGTGACGGCCGGGTCGACCGCGTCACCGCTGAGCTCGGACTTCTTGTCGGCCGGGACCTTGGCGAGGAAGCCGGCCTCGGCGAACTCCGCGACGAAGACCGGGTCGATCGACATGATGTCGACGCCCTTGTCCTGGGACGCCAGACGTCGCAGGAGCTGCTGGCGCTGGTCGCTGGCGCTGTTGGGCAGGAGCTGGACACCGATGGTGTACGCGCCACCCGATGCGTCGGAGCACTCCTTGGCCAGCTGGGCCTGACCGCCACCCGCCGGGTCGGAGCCGCCACCGTCGGGGTTGATGTACCACGTCAGCTGGGACGCGCTGTCGCCCGTGCCACCGTCACCGCACGCCGCCAGACCGAGGCTGGCGGCAGTCGCCGCGGCCGCCATGAAGGCGATCCGCCGTCGTCGTCGTGTCTCCACGTCGCTCCCTTCGTCCGAGGACGCGACGCAGGCGGGGTCGCCGACGTCGCCTCCCAATGGTCTGTCTACACCGCGGATGTGGTCCATGACACACATACGGGCCCACGACTTCGTGTCGCGACCGGTTCGTGATCGGCAGCGTGGTCGCAGGCTGCGTGATCGACCGCTCACGGACGCCGACGAAGGGGGCCGCAGGCTCGGGGCTAATCTGCAAGAACCACATCGAAAGGACCCTGATGCCCGCTACCCGATCCGCTCCCGAGGACTTCGCCGACCTCCTGGCAGCCAACCAGACCTTCTCCGAGAGCTTCGCCCTCAGCGGCTTCGACGGCATCGCCCGGGCGGGCGTCGCCATCGTCACCTGCATGGACAGCCGCATCGACCCCCTCGGCATGCTCGGCCTCAAGCCCGGCGACGCCAAGACCTTCCGCAACCCCGGCGGCCGCATCACGACCGCCGCGCTCGAGGCGCTCGTCCTCGGCGTGCACCTGCTCGAGGTCGAGCGCATCCTGGTCATCCCGCACACCCGCTGCGCCATGGGTAGCGCCACCGAGGACGAGTTCCGCGCCAAGGTCGGCGCCTCCGCCGGCCAGGACGCGTCGTGGCAGGGCTTCCACGTCGTGCACGACCAGCTCGACGCCCTCCGCCAGGACATCGCGGCCGTGCGCACGCACCCGCTCATCGCCGACCGCGCCAAGGTCGGCGGCTTCGTCTACGACGTCGACACGGGCCTGCTCGACCAGAAGTTCTGAGGCCCCACCCCGGTGACGGGGGTCACACGACCCCTGTCACCATGGGCGGATGACTACAGTCACTACCCCTGTCCCGTCCGACTCCATCGCCGAACCCTGGGCGACCGAGCAGACGATCACCTGCCGCGACGACCGCGTCGGCCTGCGTGCCGTCATCGCGATCGACGACACGACGCTCGGCCCCGGGTTCGGCGGGGTGCGCCTGCGCACCTACCCGTCCACCGAGGCCGCCGCGCGCGAGGCCCAGCGCCTCGCCGCCGCGATGACCCTCAAGCACGCGCTGGCCGAGCTGCCCTACGGCGGCGCCAAGTCCGTCGTCATGCTCGACGGCCCCGCCCCCGCTCCGGGCTCCCCGCAGCGGCGCGCGCTCTTCGCCCGCTTCGGCGAGATGATCGCCCGCACCGCCGGCTACTACGTGCCCGGGGTCGACATGGGCACCCTGCTGGAGGACATGCAGACCATCCGCGACGACGGTGGGGCACGGGCCTTCTGCGACGAGGTGAGCCCCTCCCCCTTCACCGCCCGCGGCGTGTACCAGGCCATGAGGGCGGCCGCAGTCCACCACCACG
The genomic region above belongs to Janibacter limosus and contains:
- a CDS encoding beta-class carbonic anhydrase, producing MPATRSAPEDFADLLAANQTFSESFALSGFDGIARAGVAIVTCMDSRIDPLGMLGLKPGDAKTFRNPGGRITTAALEALVLGVHLLEVERILVIPHTRCAMGSATEDEFRAKVGASAGQDASWQGFHVVHDQLDALRQDIAAVRTHPLIADRAKVGGFVYDVDTGLLDQKF